In uncultured Ilyobacter sp., a genomic segment contains:
- a CDS encoding GGDEF domain-containing protein: MNKKIQKENIIYRNLKNFFFLFLIAIYCLFIYHSYEINEEIDIFDVCMETLLAFIILILVIKINSYKTSKKIYSLFDIGLKLLFTSQVIEVMQEIFKLPKLSVNIFEDFFKVLSFSVIITAIYFTIEANEENMKKLKKIASYDKLTNIYNRQEMINRFNMLRKISNRNQNPITVIFLDVDFFKKINDTYGHPTGDTVLKELATVISSNLRDQDIFGRYGGEEFLIILPETDISGGLILSEKVRKFIYSFEFKEVSHLTVSLGVTQYKNGEFMKDTLDRLDKALYLSKNNGRNCSSFL; the protein is encoded by the coding sequence ATGAATAAAAAAATTCAAAAAGAAAATATAATATATAGAAACTTAAAAAATTTTTTCTTTCTATTTTTGATAGCTATCTACTGTTTATTTATATACCATTCATATGAAATTAATGAAGAAATTGATATCTTTGACGTCTGTATGGAAACATTGTTGGCATTTATAATATTAATTTTAGTCATAAAAATTAATTCTTATAAAACTTCAAAAAAAATATACAGCTTATTCGATATAGGGCTTAAATTGTTATTTACTTCCCAAGTTATAGAGGTTATGCAGGAAATCTTTAAATTACCAAAATTATCAGTAAATATTTTTGAGGATTTTTTTAAAGTGTTGTCTTTTTCTGTTATTATCACAGCAATATATTTTACAATAGAAGCAAATGAAGAAAATATGAAAAAATTAAAAAAAATAGCCTCTTACGATAAACTTACAAATATTTATAATAGACAAGAAATGATTAATAGATTTAATATGTTAAGGAAAATTTCGAATAGAAATCAAAATCCAATAACTGTTATATTTCTTGACGTTGATTTCTTTAAAAAAATTAATGACACTTATGGTCATCCTACTGGAGATACTGTCTTAAAAGAGCTGGCAACTGTAATTTCATCAAATCTACGTGATCAGGATATTTTTGGTAGATATGGCGGAGAAGAGTTTTTAATAATTCTTCCTGAAACAGATATTAGCGGAGGCTTAATTCTTTCTGAAAAAGTACGTAAATTTATTTATAGTTTTGAATTTAAAGAAGTTTCACATCTCACTGTAAGCCTAGGAGTCACTCAATATAAAAATGGAGAATTTATGAAGGATACTTTGGATCGTCTAGATAAAGCTCTTTATTTATCAAAAAATAATGGTAGAAATTGTTCAAGTTTCCTTTGA
- a CDS encoding AAA family ATPase translates to MRKRLEKIIYELNISLVERGSHTRLALLTALAGENMILVGPPGTAKSEISRRVAEVFDTKYFEYLLTKFTTPEELFGPVSIRELEKDNFRRKTDGYLSDANIVFLDEIFKSNSSILNSLLTILNEKVYHNGNLKEKTDIYSIISASNELPTDSGELVALYDRFLLRVIVDYVKEPSKLLVLEDRYRGISEELKLNKDILEEIARESKKIEIPPHIAEIILNLKEKLDEHFKDEITSKIREKVSDRKLVKSIGLLKTSAYTNGRDSVNISDTLLLIHCYWNRMENRDVIKKYIFEEIIKLTNKDLENYGNISQVWSEEFNGLFRKQRIDENGNPLYYDVDNNLVKFSYGDIHLMDKYGEYVHYKGHAEYVKVLAELGNFDYGYIDSGIATDSGKIVWKYECSPVEVVTSAERELEGYERLVVKGNLKPAKIESYEEYIKAYSVVSPNLIPKMEGIRRNIEEEIKEIRKISNYLDKVRQSLMIENLWVIGDDMEELQALVEKTYEVMNASLLKLEEVLGKIDRAKISAER, encoded by the coding sequence ATGAGAAAAAGGTTGGAAAAGATAATATATGAATTAAATATATCTCTAGTAGAGAGGGGAAGTCATACAAGACTAGCTCTTCTTACTGCCCTTGCAGGGGAGAATATGATACTTGTGGGGCCTCCAGGGACAGCAAAGAGTGAGATATCTAGAAGGGTAGCCGAGGTATTTGATACAAAGTACTTCGAGTATCTACTGACAAAGTTTACAACACCAGAAGAGCTATTTGGACCTGTATCTATAAGGGAACTTGAGAAGGATAACTTCCGTAGAAAGACAGATGGCTATCTTTCTGATGCAAATATTGTTTTTTTGGATGAGATATTTAAGTCCAATTCTTCGATCTTAAATTCACTATTGACTATATTAAATGAGAAGGTGTATCACAACGGAAATCTCAAGGAAAAAACCGATATATACTCTATTATATCGGCATCTAATGAGCTCCCAACTGATTCAGGGGAACTTGTGGCACTTTATGACAGATTCCTTCTGAGGGTAATCGTGGACTATGTAAAGGAACCTTCAAAATTACTGGTATTAGAAGACAGGTATAGGGGGATCTCTGAGGAGCTGAAGCTGAATAAAGATATTCTAGAGGAGATAGCAAGGGAGAGCAAAAAGATAGAGATTCCTCCTCATATCGCAGAGATAATACTAAACTTAAAGGAAAAGCTAGATGAACACTTCAAAGATGAAATCACGAGCAAGATCAGAGAGAAGGTCTCTGATAGAAAACTTGTAAAGAGTATAGGACTCCTTAAAACCAGTGCCTATACCAATGGAAGAGATAGTGTGAATATAAGCGACACCTTGCTTCTTATTCACTGCTATTGGAACAGGATGGAGAATAGAGATGTGATCAAGAAATATATTTTTGAGGAGATTATTAAGCTCACAAATAAAGACCTTGAAAACTATGGAAATATATCCCAAGTTTGGTCAGAGGAGTTTAACGGACTCTTTAGGAAGCAGAGGATAGATGAGAATGGGAATCCTCTCTACTATGATGTAGATAACAATCTTGTGAAATTTTCCTATGGAGATATCCACCTAATGGATAAGTATGGGGAGTATGTTCACTATAAGGGACATGCTGAATATGTAAAGGTTCTGGCCGAACTTGGAAATTTTGATTATGGGTATATAGACAGCGGAATAGCCACCGATAGTGGAAAGATTGTCTGGAAATATGAATGTTCACCGGTGGAAGTGGTAACGTCGGCTGAAAGAGAATTGGAAGGGTATGAGCGGCTTGTAGTAAAGGGAAATCTGAAACCTGCCAAGATAGAGTCCTACGAGGAATATATAAAGGCCTATAGCGTAGTATCCCCGAATCTTATTCCAAAGATGGAAGGGATCAGAAGAAATATAGAGGAGGAGATAAAAGAGATAAGAAAAATCTCAAACTATCTAGACAAGGTAAGGCAATCTCTGATGATAGAAAACCTGTGGGTTATTGGTGATGATATGGAGGAACTGCAGGCTCTTGTAGAAAAAACTTATGAAGTAATGAATGCTTCACTTCTGAAGTTAGAAGAAGTACTTGGGAAGATAGATAGAGCTAAAATATCGGCAGAGAGGTAG
- a CDS encoding VWA domain-containing protein gives MDIFDKRVRNNFDIMKNIWINYPETRLKRESIAKKCWMALYEGKSPQEAKGFLEETMEVLSIFKDMTIGNEILCNKLIGDYFAKVKEKYDLEIYGEMVGEKKRLMDLFTKSEIKSLLQDNDDRMEQIFLEESEYKVYRKKVEKYREMWKDIQGEVTDHFQLEYDKMKKMRDILGDSMMDKMGWDLSRVDKKTLFDLGELDRLALEDEKLNYLLNMLGKKEKKKNLDLDMSEIQNSPNKKELLGVHLSNDLVRLLPSELSLMHNEHLRRYFHAKYIENRLSTYLLSDMDEDLNPGDKNNEDAQGPIILCIDTSSSMKGLPERLAKASTLFLLKKAQKKGRKIYIIAFSGEGSLREFEVAQSSDGIEGALEFFNWEFYGGTDYLTPITRCIELIEKKGYVKSDLLMISDGIVEVSDEFIEYVERIKKRFKFKIYSLIISSKNVKNLFSDKILYYEYKKKMDANRSSEYQFYNRSFLSNHG, from the coding sequence ATGGATATATTTGATAAAAGGGTAAGGAATAACTTTGATATAATGAAGAACATATGGATAAACTATCCTGAGACCAGGCTAAAAAGGGAGAGTATTGCTAAAAAGTGCTGGATGGCCTTATATGAGGGGAAGTCACCTCAAGAGGCCAAGGGGTTTTTAGAGGAGACTATGGAAGTACTTTCCATATTCAAGGATATGACCATAGGAAATGAGATCTTGTGCAACAAGCTTATAGGGGATTATTTTGCCAAGGTAAAGGAAAAATATGACCTTGAGATCTATGGCGAGATGGTAGGAGAGAAAAAGAGGTTAATGGATCTTTTTACCAAGAGTGAAATAAAGAGTCTTCTTCAGGATAATGACGACAGGATGGAACAGATCTTCCTTGAGGAATCCGAATATAAGGTTTACAGGAAAAAAGTAGAAAAGTACAGGGAAATGTGGAAAGATATCCAGGGAGAGGTAACTGATCACTTCCAGCTAGAGTATGATAAGATGAAGAAGATGAGGGATATACTGGGAGATTCTATGATGGATAAGATGGGATGGGATCTTTCCAGGGTAGATAAAAAAACACTTTTTGATTTAGGGGAGTTGGATCGGCTAGCTTTAGAGGACGAGAAACTCAACTATCTTTTAAATATGCTGGGTAAAAAGGAGAAAAAGAAAAATCTAGATTTGGATATGAGTGAGATACAAAACTCTCCCAATAAAAAAGAGCTTTTGGGGGTTCACCTGAGTAACGACCTGGTAAGACTCCTTCCATCTGAACTTTCACTAATGCACAATGAGCATCTTAGAAGGTATTTTCATGCTAAGTATATTGAAAACAGGCTCTCCACGTATCTTCTATCAGATATGGATGAGGATCTAAATCCCGGGGACAAGAACAATGAGGATGCTCAGGGACCAATAATTCTCTGTATAGATACCTCAAGCAGTATGAAGGGTCTTCCAGAGAGACTGGCTAAAGCATCAACCCTGTTTCTTCTTAAAAAAGCTCAAAAAAAGGGAAGGAAGATATACATAATAGCTTTTTCCGGAGAAGGGTCTCTGAGAGAGTTTGAAGTGGCACAGAGTTCAGATGGTATAGAGGGGGCGCTGGAATTTTTTAACTGGGAGTTTTATGGGGGAACGGACTATCTCACCCCAATAACACGATGTATCGAGCTTATAGAGAAGAAAGGCTACGTAAAATCTGATTTACTTATGATAAGTGACGGTATAGTTGAGGTCTCCGATGAATTTATAGAGTATGTAGAGAGGATAAAGAAGAGGTTTAAATTCAAGATTTATTCACTGATAATCAGTTCAAAAAATGTAAAAAATCTCTTCAGTGATAAGATTCTCTACTATGAATATAAGAAGAAAATGGATGCCAACAGAAGTTCTGAGTATCAATTTTATAATAGGAGTTTCCTATCAAATCATGGATAA
- a CDS encoding class I SAM-dependent methyltransferase, producing MKKFDPIAYKKMVKSYQEQNDPTGWFDSIYTDAQGDYRDVFWADLEPNPYLLKWLKNCTFEHTGRRAIVIGCGVGDDAEALSEAGYKVTAFDISPEAIRLCKKRYPDTKVDYLIADLFDYPTQWFESFDLVYECNTIQVLPGKYRIQARDAMVSLLAPKGYILVSCRSRLNGEQKDDIPLPLDKDEIDGFVRCGLNEKSFEAYDDTQEPPVPHFFAVYRK from the coding sequence ATGAAAAAGTTTGATCCTATTGCGTATAAAAAAATGGTCAAATCTTACCAGGAACAAAACGATCCAACTGGATGGTTTGATAGTATCTATACCGATGCACAGGGAGATTATAGAGATGTTTTTTGGGCAGATCTTGAACCTAACCCTTATCTTTTGAAGTGGCTAAAAAATTGCACTTTTGAGCATACTGGTCGTAGGGCAATTGTTATAGGTTGTGGAGTAGGTGATGATGCAGAGGCCTTAAGTGAAGCTGGATACAAAGTTACAGCTTTTGATATCTCCCCTGAAGCAATACGTCTTTGTAAAAAACGTTATCCAGACACCAAGGTAGACTATCTCATAGCAGACCTTTTTGACTATCCAACACAATGGTTTGAAAGTTTTGATCTTGTCTATGAGTGCAATACAATTCAGGTATTACCTGGTAAATATAGAATTCAGGCAAGAGATGCCATGGTATCTCTACTGGCACCCAAAGGGTATATTCTTGTTTCCTGTAGAAGCCGCCTAAATGGAGAACAAAAAGATGATATTCCCCTTCCTCTTGATAAAGATGAGATAGATGGCTTTGTACGATGTGGTCTAAATGAAAAGAGTTTTGAAGCTTATGATGATACTCAAGAACCGCCTGTTCCACATTTCTTTGCTGTTTACAGGAAATGA
- a CDS encoding RidA family protein produces the protein MNKAIFTKNAPAAVGPYSQAMKAGDMIFVSGQIPFVPETMTLVSEDIREQTRQSLENVKAILEEAGASLNDVVKAGVFIKDMNEFKAINEIYSEYFTENKPARACVEVARLPLDVRVEIEVIAYVGK, from the coding sequence ATGAATAAAGCAATATTTACTAAGAATGCACCAGCAGCAGTAGGACCATATTCACAGGCCATGAAGGCAGGAGATATGATATTTGTATCTGGACAAATCCCATTTGTACCAGAGACAATGACTCTGGTATCTGAAGATATTCGTGAGCAGACAAGACAATCATTAGAAAATGTAAAGGCTATCTTAGAAGAGGCCGGAGCCTCTCTAAATGACGTAGTGAAAGCAGGAGTCTTTATCAAAGATATGAATGAATTCAAGGCAATAAATGAGATATACTCTGAGTATTTTACTGAAAACAAACCAGCTAGGGCTTGTGTAGAGGTAGCTCGATTGCCACTTGATGTGAGAGTAGAAATTGAAGTAATTGCATATGTTGGCAAGTAA
- the xdh gene encoding selenium-dependent xanthine dehydrogenase has product MYEIIVNGKLTKTDKVKNLLKYLRDDLDLKAAKNGCEEGACGTCTVLVDGKAMKACVLKTDKLKGKKITTLEGLSQRQRDVFAYAFTEVGAVQCGFCIPGMVISATALFLKTLEPTKEEIKKGLAGNICRCTGYVKIEEAIELAAEILRTGRSIPKRECKGMVGTNVHRVDGPSKTIGEGVYAEDVKIDGMYYGGAVRSKYPRARVLSIDVSEAEAMEGVLKVLTAEDVPGINNIGHLSFISDWDALIPVRKVTRYRGDAIALVAAKDKETLEAAKKAVKIEYEKLTPVLSIEEAKKENAPKIHEKGNLLFHQTLSRGNVEKAIADSKHVITHIYKTPATEHAYLEPESATALPIKDGIQLYTSSQSIYDEQREVSRLLGLKPSQVRVTSTLVGGGFGGKEDMTVQHHAGLLAYILQIPVQVTLSRQESIYVSTKRHSMEIEMTTACDENGILTAMKATILSDTGAYSSLGGPVLQRACTHASGPYNYHNIEIDGKAYYTNNSPGGAFRGFGVTQSTFANESNLNKLAELVGISAWEIRYRNAIRPGQILPNGQIADSGTGLVETLEAVKDEFYKNKYVGLACAFKNSGIGVGLPDIGRCRLTVIDGKVHLRTSAACIGQGVGTVNLQILCQTTGIDPKNIIIETPDTHVTPDSGTTTASRQTVFTGEAVRLAALELKNTLKGKTLKEIEGYDHTEEYFGITDKIGSSKENPKSHIAYGYATQLVVLNENGKIEKVIAAHDVGKAINPKSVEGQIEGGVVMGLGYALTEIMPFENGMPQVKFGTLGLLRATQVPEIKSIIIEKNTEELAYGAKGVGEITVIPTAPAVQGAYYKFDGEFRTELPLKKTAYKK; this is encoded by the coding sequence ATGTATGAAATTATTGTAAACGGAAAACTTACTAAAACAGATAAAGTAAAAAATTTATTAAAATACTTAAGGGACGACCTTGATTTGAAAGCTGCCAAAAACGGATGTGAAGAAGGTGCATGCGGGACATGTACCGTTCTTGTAGATGGCAAGGCTATGAAAGCGTGCGTTCTTAAAACAGATAAATTAAAAGGGAAAAAAATAACTACCTTAGAGGGGTTGTCACAAAGACAAAGAGACGTCTTCGCCTATGCTTTTACAGAAGTAGGGGCCGTTCAGTGTGGTTTTTGTATTCCAGGTATGGTCATTAGTGCCACGGCTTTATTCTTAAAAACTTTGGAACCAACTAAAGAAGAAATAAAAAAGGGCTTGGCAGGTAATATTTGTCGATGTACCGGTTATGTGAAAATAGAGGAAGCTATCGAACTTGCTGCAGAAATACTGAGGACTGGCAGAAGCATCCCCAAAAGAGAGTGTAAGGGTATGGTAGGCACAAATGTACACAGAGTAGACGGACCTTCTAAAACAATAGGAGAAGGAGTTTATGCCGAGGATGTAAAAATAGACGGAATGTACTATGGAGGTGCTGTAAGGTCAAAATATCCAAGAGCAAGGGTATTATCCATAGATGTAAGTGAAGCAGAGGCAATGGAAGGGGTACTTAAAGTATTAACGGCAGAAGATGTCCCGGGAATCAACAATATAGGTCACCTTTCTTTTATCTCAGACTGGGATGCATTGATTCCTGTGAGGAAAGTAACCAGGTATAGGGGAGACGCCATAGCACTGGTGGCAGCTAAGGATAAGGAAACACTAGAGGCGGCTAAAAAGGCCGTGAAGATAGAGTATGAAAAGTTAACTCCTGTTTTGAGTATAGAGGAAGCAAAAAAAGAGAACGCACCAAAAATTCATGAAAAGGGAAACCTCTTATTTCATCAGACATTGAGCAGGGGAAACGTAGAAAAGGCTATAGCCGATTCAAAACACGTAATAACTCACATCTATAAAACCCCTGCAACAGAACACGCGTATTTAGAACCTGAAAGTGCTACGGCATTGCCAATAAAAGACGGAATTCAATTGTATACTTCGTCGCAATCTATATACGATGAGCAGAGAGAAGTAAGCAGATTATTAGGGTTAAAACCTTCTCAGGTAAGAGTAACATCTACTTTAGTCGGAGGAGGCTTTGGCGGCAAAGAAGATATGACCGTTCAGCATCACGCTGGATTATTAGCGTATATTTTACAAATTCCTGTGCAGGTAACCTTATCAAGACAAGAAAGTATCTATGTGAGCACCAAAAGACACTCTATGGAAATTGAAATGACAACTGCCTGTGATGAAAATGGGATATTGACAGCAATGAAAGCCACTATTTTATCAGATACAGGTGCCTATTCCTCTTTAGGGGGGCCGGTCCTTCAAAGAGCGTGTACCCATGCATCGGGACCCTATAACTATCATAACATCGAGATAGATGGAAAAGCTTATTATACAAACAATTCTCCAGGAGGAGCCTTTAGGGGATTCGGAGTAACTCAGTCAACCTTTGCCAATGAATCAAATCTCAATAAGTTGGCTGAATTGGTTGGTATTTCGGCGTGGGAAATCAGATATAGGAATGCAATAAGGCCTGGACAAATTCTACCTAACGGACAGATTGCAGACTCAGGAACAGGACTTGTAGAAACTTTAGAAGCTGTAAAAGATGAATTTTATAAAAACAAATATGTAGGTCTGGCCTGTGCCTTTAAAAATTCCGGAATAGGAGTAGGTCTTCCAGATATAGGAAGGTGTAGATTAACTGTAATAGACGGTAAGGTGCATCTAAGAACTTCTGCTGCTTGTATTGGTCAGGGAGTAGGAACAGTTAACTTACAAATATTATGCCAAACAACTGGAATTGACCCTAAAAATATAATCATCGAAACTCCAGATACTCATGTAACTCCAGATTCAGGAACAACAACAGCATCAAGACAAACTGTTTTTACAGGTGAAGCAGTGAGACTGGCGGCATTGGAACTAAAAAATACCCTCAAAGGAAAAACACTAAAAGAAATTGAGGGCTATGACCACACTGAAGAATACTTTGGAATTACAGATAAAATTGGGAGCTCCAAAGAAAATCCAAAAAGTCATATAGCTTACGGATATGCAACTCAACTGGTTGTATTAAATGAAAATGGAAAAATAGAAAAGGTAATAGCTGCCCACGATGTAGGGAAGGCGATAAATCCTAAATCAGTTGAGGGACAGATCGAAGGCGGAGTTGTCATGGGTCTAGGTTATGCTCTCACAGAAATAATGCCATTTGAAAATGGAATGCCACAAGTAAAGTTTGGAACTTTGGGATTATTAAGGGCAACCCAGGTGCCAGAAATCAAATCGATAATTATAGAAAAAAATACAGAAGAATTAGCTTACGGTGCCAAGGGTGTGGGAGAAATAACCGTTATTCCAACAGCGCCAGCAGTGCAGGGGGCTTATTATAAATTTGACGGTGAATTCAGAACAGAACTTCCTCTCAAAAAAACAGCATATAAAAAATAA
- the hydA gene encoding dihydropyrimidinase: MKLLLKNGTIVTSDKVFKEDILIENGLISKIGKNLEIDKGEVVDLCGKYVMPGGVDAHTHFNLDVGIAIAKDDFYTGTVAAACGGTTTIIDHMGFGPEKCTLHHQLNKYKADAEKDAVIDYGFHGVIQHLNREILEEMESMVKDGVTSFKAYMTYDNKLQDEEIEAVMERLSSLGAMTTIHAEAHEEIIELREKYIAQGKTAAIYHAKSRPVKTEVEAIKRMIEMSKEADDAPLYIVHLSSGDGLDVIKKAKAEGRNVYAETCPQYLFLDDERYLEDQDRGLKYIMSPPLREKSNNERLWSGIADGNIQTVATDHCPFDFKLKKELGSEDFTKCPNGGPGVETRIALMYSEGVGKNRISINKFVDVVSTAPAKLFGLYPKKGSISIGADADLMVIDPEKQMTIKHENLHENVDHTLYEGMKLKGYPVMTISRGEIIVKNNKFIGQKGRGRYLKRKTIF, encoded by the coding sequence GACTGATATCTAAGATCGGAAAAAACTTGGAAATAGATAAAGGGGAAGTTGTAGACCTCTGTGGAAAATATGTTATGCCAGGGGGAGTAGACGCTCACACACACTTTAATTTGGATGTGGGAATAGCTATCGCAAAGGATGATTTTTATACTGGGACTGTTGCAGCTGCTTGCGGAGGTACAACTACAATAATAGATCACATGGGATTTGGACCTGAGAAATGTACACTTCATCATCAATTAAATAAATATAAGGCAGATGCAGAAAAAGATGCAGTAATTGACTATGGATTTCACGGGGTAATTCAACATTTAAACAGGGAAATATTAGAAGAGATGGAATCTATGGTGAAAGACGGAGTAACTTCATTTAAGGCTTATATGACCTATGACAACAAATTACAAGATGAAGAGATAGAGGCCGTCATGGAAAGACTAAGTTCTCTAGGGGCTATGACAACCATTCATGCAGAAGCCCACGAAGAGATAATTGAACTAAGAGAAAAATATATAGCCCAAGGTAAAACCGCTGCCATATATCACGCCAAATCAAGACCGGTAAAAACCGAAGTAGAGGCTATAAAAAGAATGATAGAGATGTCAAAAGAAGCTGACGATGCCCCTCTATACATAGTTCACCTGTCTTCTGGTGACGGCCTAGATGTGATAAAAAAAGCAAAAGCTGAAGGACGGAACGTTTACGCCGAAACCTGTCCTCAATATTTATTTCTGGATGATGAGAGGTATCTAGAGGATCAAGACAGAGGGCTTAAATATATAATGAGTCCACCTTTAAGGGAAAAAAGCAACAACGAAAGACTTTGGAGTGGAATAGCCGATGGGAATATCCAAACTGTCGCGACAGATCATTGTCCCTTTGATTTTAAATTAAAAAAAGAGCTTGGAAGCGAGGATTTTACAAAGTGCCCTAATGGAGGGCCAGGTGTAGAAACCAGAATAGCTCTTATGTATTCTGAGGGAGTGGGTAAAAATAGGATAAGCATAAATAAATTTGTTGATGTTGTAAGCACGGCACCAGCCAAATTATTTGGACTGTATCCGAAAAAGGGTTCTATCTCTATAGGGGCAGATGCCGACCTCATGGTCATCGATCCTGAGAAGCAAATGACTATAAAACATGAGAACCTGCACGAAAATGTGGATCATACCCTTTATGAAGGTATGAAGCTAAAAGGATATCCTGTTATGACTATCTCAAGGGGAGAAATAATAGTAAAGAACAATAAATTTATAGGGCAAAAAGGTAGGGGGAGATACTTAAAGAGAAAGACTATATTTTGA